One Novipirellula galeiformis DNA window includes the following coding sequences:
- a CDS encoding lysylphosphatidylglycerol synthase transmembrane domain-containing protein yields the protein MGNYPASMHLTWKKSATIALKFVIPVAIITWLANHIDWAQLSAQPKDYRLLVGALAVAMVGLSLSFARWCLLVRCQGISLSMLEAFRLGSIGFLLNFVSAGSVGGDLFKAIFLAKQRPGKRIEAVASVVVDRGVGLYGLLVLVALGLMLIEPSQSTEIDRQQMQQIKGATLTLMTVGSIVLCVLVLGGKGVDRLVRWGSGLSFVGPVVAKVGPPLRMFHAHPIAFLVSILMSLGVHSSMILSMYLIARGLYTDPPTLVEHFVIVPIGMLAAAMPITPAGLGVYEATIAWLYKIVPATKTTASGALVALVFEIVKVAMAAIGTVFYWTSSKELRESVEEAEEGSDDEG from the coding sequence ATGGGCAATTATCCTGCTTCGATGCATCTCACATGGAAAAAGTCCGCGACCATCGCGCTTAAGTTTGTTATCCCGGTAGCCATTATCACGTGGTTGGCCAATCACATCGACTGGGCTCAGCTCTCAGCCCAACCCAAGGACTACCGCTTGCTAGTCGGTGCGTTGGCCGTTGCGATGGTGGGTTTGAGCCTCTCGTTTGCCCGCTGGTGCTTGTTGGTTCGTTGCCAAGGCATCTCGTTATCGATGCTGGAGGCTTTTCGTCTCGGCTCGATCGGTTTTCTACTGAACTTTGTCTCGGCGGGTAGCGTGGGCGGGGATCTGTTCAAGGCCATCTTTTTGGCAAAACAGCGCCCGGGAAAACGGATCGAAGCGGTGGCTTCGGTCGTGGTCGATCGCGGCGTGGGGCTGTATGGCCTACTGGTGCTCGTCGCGTTGGGATTGATGTTGATCGAACCGAGTCAATCCACTGAGATCGACCGCCAACAGATGCAGCAGATCAAGGGGGCGACGCTAACGTTGATGACGGTCGGAAGCATCGTGCTTTGCGTGCTGGTATTGGGCGGCAAGGGCGTCGATCGCCTGGTCCGCTGGGGCAGCGGTTTGTCGTTTGTCGGTCCCGTGGTTGCCAAGGTGGGTCCGCCACTGCGAATGTTCCATGCACACCCGATCGCATTTTTAGTTTCGATCCTGATGAGTCTTGGAGTTCACTCCTCGATGATCCTCAGCATGTATTTGATCGCACGTGGACTCTACACCGATCCGCCGACCTTGGTCGAGCATTTCGTGATTGTTCCGATTGGCATGTTGGCCGCCGCGATGCCGATTACTCCCGCAGGCCTGGGAGTCTACGAAGCGACGATCGCTTGGTTGTACAAGATTGTGCCAGCGACGAAGACCACCGCATCAGGGGCGCTTGTCGCGTTGGTCTTTGAAATTGTCAAAGTGGCGATGGCTGCGATTGGCACCGTGTTCTACTGGACATCGAGCAAAGAGCTTCGCGAGAGTGTCGAAGAAGCCGAAGAGGGATCCGACGACGAGGGCTAG
- a CDS encoding S46 family peptidase produces MKIQLRFALLMFLFTTTVSLPMESRGDEGMYLFNDLPLQTLKQQHDFVPDAQWADDLRLSSVRFNSGGSGSFISSDGLVLTNHHVASDTLHKLSTSERNLIKDGYLAKTHSEELKTPDLELNQLVSIEDVTDRVNQAVKADASSDDAVKQRRSVIATIEEESFEKTGLRSDVVTLFGGAKYHLYRYKKYTDVRLVWAPETAAAFFGGDADNFEYPRFNMDATIMRVYEDGKPAKLENFLRWDSEPLREGELVFVSGNPGRTQRIFTVAALEYLRDDRLPYILDFLRRKEILMQQFGLEGTEQTRRARDELFGIQNARKAYTGMLAGLQDPQTFVTKTAREEQLLAKLQNNPEHQKLAAAWQTIAEIQDDKREMLKQTVSLRSELFDTAMQIVLLTSEDLKPNDQRLHEFTDASRESKLQSLLSEAPIYRDLELAKLSDEISRLTILRGAEDKLIQEILAGKGPRERAAALIEATKLDDVTFRKQLVEGGHAAVLESSDPMIQLARALESEYRRIRERNEEIEERERQAYAKVSQAVTAIEGTGGYPDATFTLRLAYGTVKGYSEDGEQIEPTTNFAGAYQHAAAHQGQTDFDLPESWMKAKSKVNMDTQLNFVCTADIIGGNSGSPVVNRKGELVGLIFDGNIQSLTSDYLYSDAQARAVSVSGVGIIEALRSIYDAGDLADSIGK; encoded by the coding sequence ATGAAAATCCAACTCCGATTTGCTTTGCTCATGTTCCTCTTTACCACCACGGTGTCACTGCCCATGGAATCGCGCGGCGATGAGGGTATGTACCTGTTCAATGACCTGCCCTTGCAAACGCTGAAACAGCAACACGATTTCGTGCCCGATGCGCAATGGGCCGACGACCTTCGGCTTTCCTCGGTTCGCTTCAATAGCGGTGGCTCGGGGTCGTTCATTTCCAGTGATGGCTTAGTGCTGACCAACCACCATGTCGCCAGTGACACGCTTCATAAATTGAGCACGTCCGAAAGGAACTTGATCAAGGACGGCTACCTCGCCAAGACTCACTCCGAAGAGCTGAAAACACCCGATCTTGAACTCAACCAACTCGTTTCGATCGAAGACGTCACCGACCGAGTCAATCAGGCGGTCAAAGCAGATGCGTCGAGCGACGATGCCGTCAAGCAGCGGCGCAGCGTGATCGCCACGATCGAAGAAGAGTCCTTCGAGAAGACGGGACTGCGGAGCGATGTCGTGACCTTGTTTGGCGGAGCAAAGTACCACCTCTATCGCTACAAAAAATACACCGACGTGCGACTCGTCTGGGCACCCGAGACGGCCGCTGCCTTTTTTGGGGGCGACGCGGATAACTTCGAATATCCACGCTTCAATATGGACGCCACGATCATGCGAGTTTACGAGGATGGCAAGCCAGCCAAACTCGAGAACTTTTTGCGTTGGGATTCCGAGCCACTCCGCGAAGGAGAGTTGGTTTTCGTCAGCGGCAACCCCGGCCGAACCCAGCGTATCTTCACCGTTGCTGCGCTTGAATATCTACGCGACGATCGACTGCCCTACATACTTGATTTCCTTCGCCGCAAAGAAATTTTGATGCAGCAATTTGGACTCGAAGGCACCGAGCAAACGCGTCGAGCACGCGACGAGTTGTTCGGGATCCAGAACGCACGTAAAGCCTATACCGGCATGCTGGCGGGGCTCCAAGATCCGCAAACGTTCGTGACCAAAACGGCGCGTGAAGAACAACTGCTCGCCAAGTTGCAGAACAATCCCGAGCACCAGAAATTGGCCGCGGCTTGGCAAACGATTGCCGAGATTCAAGATGACAAACGCGAAATGCTCAAGCAAACCGTTAGTTTGCGCAGCGAATTGTTCGACACGGCAATGCAAATCGTGCTGCTCACCAGCGAAGACCTTAAACCCAATGACCAACGACTTCACGAGTTCACCGATGCATCACGAGAATCGAAACTGCAGTCGTTGTTGAGCGAAGCCCCGATTTATCGTGACCTTGAGCTCGCGAAACTGAGCGACGAAATTTCACGGCTGACGATCCTGCGCGGCGCGGAGGACAAGCTAATCCAAGAAATCCTCGCTGGCAAAGGACCGCGAGAACGCGCCGCCGCCCTGATTGAAGCGACCAAGCTCGACGATGTCACTTTTCGTAAACAGTTGGTCGAAGGGGGACATGCGGCAGTGCTCGAGTCGAGCGACCCCATGATTCAATTGGCACGCGCGTTGGAGTCCGAGTATCGACGGATCCGTGAACGCAACGAAGAGATCGAAGAACGCGAACGACAAGCCTATGCCAAGGTTTCCCAAGCGGTCACCGCGATCGAAGGAACCGGCGGCTATCCCGATGCCACCTTCACGTTGCGTTTGGCCTACGGAACGGTGAAAGGTTACAGCGAAGACGGAGAACAAATCGAACCGACCACCAACTTCGCCGGCGCCTACCAGCACGCCGCCGCACACCAGGGCCAAACCGATTTCGATCTGCCCGAATCATGGATGAAAGCGAAAAGCAAAGTGAACATGGATACCCAGCTCAACTTTGTTTGCACCGCCGACATCATTGGTGGAAACAGCGGATCGCCGGTCGTCAATCGCAAGGGAGAATTGGTTGGCTTGATCTTTGATGGAAACATCCAAAGTTTAACCAGCGATTATCTCTACAGCGACGCACAGGCGCGAGCGGTCAGCGTTTCGGGCGTCGGGATCATCGAAGCGTTGCGTTCGATCTATGACGCAGGCGACTTGGCGGATTCGATCGGAAAATAA
- a CDS encoding lactonase family protein — MTRRALPLTLLLGSMIAGHSLSSPSPARAAQPSDNPILSVWLGTSSAKPSKGIYHCTLNTENGQLSDPELAAEIRGPGFLAMHPNGSVLYAVGSVAGEASVAAYKIDGEGKDAKLTLLNAVPIGDGGAAHVAIDSQGKMLLTAQYGSGSTAAFSLNADGSIKQRTSLQKHEGASRVVKGRQEAPHAHWAGFSPDERFAFVPDLGLDKVMIFKVDTNTATIEPHGFGQAPMGGGPRHMKFHPNGQWIYLLNELDLSVTMFDYDAKQGTMTPKQTIPTVAKSELAKERFTSASEIRVHPNGKFVYSANRGHDTITAFKVDPQNGELAVIEREFIRGATPRNFNLDPSGQWLLAAGQLSHTLASFAVNQETGELMFNQHVVFAPSPICVLMQHE, encoded by the coding sequence GTGACGCGTCGTGCATTGCCCCTCACTCTGTTGCTTGGATCGATGATCGCAGGACACTCCCTGAGTTCCCCTTCGCCCGCGCGTGCGGCCCAACCCTCGGACAACCCAATCCTTAGCGTCTGGCTTGGCACCAGCAGTGCTAAACCGAGCAAAGGCATCTATCACTGCACGCTCAATACCGAAAACGGCCAACTCTCGGATCCCGAGTTGGCTGCGGAAATCCGCGGCCCTGGATTCCTTGCGATGCACCCCAATGGTTCGGTGTTGTATGCTGTGGGAAGCGTAGCCGGGGAAGCATCCGTCGCGGCCTACAAGATCGATGGCGAGGGCAAGGACGCGAAACTAACGCTGCTCAATGCCGTGCCAATCGGTGATGGCGGAGCCGCTCATGTGGCGATCGATTCGCAAGGCAAGATGCTGTTGACGGCGCAATACGGCAGCGGATCGACGGCTGCGTTTTCGCTGAACGCCGACGGCTCGATCAAGCAGCGCACGTCGCTTCAGAAACACGAAGGCGCATCACGCGTGGTGAAGGGACGTCAAGAAGCCCCCCATGCACACTGGGCTGGCTTTTCACCAGACGAGCGTTTTGCATTTGTCCCCGACCTCGGACTCGACAAAGTGATGATCTTTAAAGTCGACACGAACACGGCGACGATTGAGCCACACGGCTTTGGTCAAGCTCCAATGGGCGGCGGACCGCGTCACATGAAATTTCATCCCAACGGCCAATGGATCTACTTGTTAAACGAGCTCGACCTGAGTGTGACGATGTTCGATTACGACGCGAAACAAGGGACGATGACACCGAAGCAAACCATTCCCACCGTGGCCAAATCTGAGCTTGCCAAGGAACGATTCACCAGCGCTTCCGAAATCCGTGTTCATCCCAATGGCAAATTCGTTTATTCGGCCAACCGCGGCCACGACACGATCACGGCGTTCAAGGTCGATCCCCAAAACGGAGAACTGGCGGTAATCGAGCGAGAATTCATTCGCGGAGCGACGCCGCGAAACTTTAATCTCGACCCGAGTGGCCAATGGTTATTGGCGGCGGGGCAATTGTCCCACACCCTTGCGTCGTTTGCGGTCAATCAAGAGACTGGCGAATTAATGTTCAACCAGCATGTCGTGTTTGCACCGTCACCCATTTGTGTGTTGATGCAGCACGAGTAA
- the recG gene encoding ATP-dependent DNA helicase RecG, whose amino-acid sequence MDEEPTPPVTMTTPVQFLPGVGTFRAKKFSRLGLRTAQDVLFFFPRDYERPAPPKSVDQLRDGEQASLIGVVTEVDLMSRSPGKSVFGAVVQNQTGAVRILFFNQPYRADQIKVDERVVISGTPKLSGLRMEFVHPQVTVLEADDDFPEPKILAIYALTEGVKQHDLRHLAGNVLEALGDQLHEVMPEQLRADSADALRAAGIQIEGPLDEIQTAVRQLHQPDNEESLQAARIRLVFQELLVMQLALAMRRRKLTSDLQSPPLSPTAVIDARILNRFPFELTNDQRQAIREVSQDMACQFPMNRMLQGDVGSGKTVVAVYAMMLAVANGHQAVMMAPTEVLARQHFETLGKILKDSRVRIGLLCGSISRAERAATIAATAAGEIDLLVGTQALLYGDIQFKKLGLCVIDEQHKFGVGQRVTLRSGGVDPHYLVMSATPIPRSMAMTLFGDVELSTLREKPPGRATVNTYLAHDGWKERWWSFVRDRLKEGRQAFVVAPRVVPVTKTELSDSEEEEGEDISSVQTVFEQLKTGVLSDFRIGLLHGRMTAEEKLATMQAFASGAIDVLVSTTVIEVGIDVPNATVMTILGAERFGLAQLHQLRGRISRGSHVGYVCVFSDGDSPPSENERLSLFEKTNDGFELAEADFEMRGPGDLLGRKQSGMAPLRIADPRRDIEILRVARQIAQAMIEVDPELEDAELQDLKTQVMRRYGKRLDLGDVA is encoded by the coding sequence ATGGATGAAGAACCCACCCCGCCTGTCACGATGACAACGCCGGTCCAATTTTTGCCAGGCGTGGGGACGTTTCGTGCGAAGAAATTTTCTCGGCTGGGGCTGCGTACCGCGCAAGATGTGCTGTTCTTCTTCCCGCGAGATTACGAACGACCCGCCCCTCCCAAATCGGTCGACCAATTGCGTGACGGAGAGCAAGCGTCGTTGATCGGCGTCGTCACCGAGGTCGATTTGATGTCGCGTTCGCCGGGTAAGTCGGTGTTTGGAGCGGTCGTCCAAAACCAGACGGGCGCGGTGCGAATCCTATTCTTCAACCAGCCCTATCGCGCCGACCAAATCAAAGTCGACGAGCGTGTGGTGATCTCGGGAACGCCCAAATTGAGCGGGCTGCGGATGGAGTTTGTGCACCCCCAGGTGACGGTGCTCGAAGCGGATGACGATTTTCCCGAACCGAAGATCTTGGCGATCTATGCGTTGACCGAAGGGGTCAAGCAACATGATCTGCGCCATTTAGCAGGCAACGTCTTGGAGGCGTTAGGAGATCAGTTGCATGAGGTGATGCCGGAGCAGTTGCGAGCCGATTCGGCGGATGCACTGCGCGCTGCGGGCATACAAATCGAAGGCCCGTTGGATGAAATCCAAACAGCCGTTCGTCAACTGCACCAACCCGATAACGAAGAGTCACTACAAGCGGCGCGGATTCGCTTGGTGTTTCAAGAGTTGTTGGTAATGCAACTCGCGTTGGCAATGCGGCGACGCAAATTGACGAGTGATTTGCAATCGCCACCGCTATCCCCCACCGCCGTCATCGATGCCCGCATCTTGAATCGGTTTCCGTTCGAATTGACGAACGATCAACGCCAAGCGATCAGGGAAGTCAGCCAAGATATGGCGTGTCAGTTCCCAATGAATCGAATGCTTCAAGGGGACGTGGGCAGTGGCAAAACCGTCGTCGCGGTGTATGCGATGATGTTAGCGGTCGCCAACGGGCACCAAGCCGTGATGATGGCTCCGACCGAGGTGCTCGCCCGCCAGCACTTCGAGACGCTAGGCAAGATATTGAAGGACAGTCGCGTCCGCATCGGGCTGTTGTGCGGCTCGATCAGCCGAGCCGAACGCGCGGCAACGATCGCGGCAACGGCGGCGGGCGAAATCGATCTCTTAGTGGGCACACAAGCCCTACTTTATGGTGACATTCAATTCAAGAAGCTTGGTTTATGCGTGATCGACGAGCAACATAAATTTGGCGTCGGACAGCGAGTTACGCTGCGTAGCGGTGGAGTCGATCCGCATTACTTGGTGATGTCGGCGACGCCGATTCCACGCTCGATGGCGATGACGTTGTTCGGCGATGTCGAGCTGAGTACGTTGCGAGAAAAACCTCCAGGACGCGCGACCGTCAACACTTACCTTGCCCATGATGGGTGGAAGGAGCGTTGGTGGTCGTTTGTGCGTGACCGGTTAAAGGAGGGTCGGCAAGCGTTCGTCGTCGCTCCCCGCGTGGTGCCGGTGACCAAAACGGAACTCAGCGACTCCGAGGAAGAGGAAGGCGAAGATATCTCTTCGGTGCAAACGGTATTCGAGCAACTGAAGACGGGCGTGTTGTCGGATTTCCGCATCGGATTATTGCATGGCCGCATGACTGCCGAGGAAAAACTTGCAACCATGCAGGCATTTGCGTCGGGAGCGATTGACGTTTTGGTCAGCACGACGGTGATCGAAGTGGGAATCGATGTCCCCAACGCGACCGTGATGACGATTCTCGGCGCCGAGCGTTTTGGGCTTGCCCAATTGCATCAATTGCGTGGCCGCATTTCGCGAGGTTCCCACGTGGGGTACGTTTGCGTGTTTTCCGACGGCGATTCTCCCCCGAGCGAGAACGAGCGATTGAGTCTGTTTGAGAAGACGAACGATGGATTCGAACTCGCTGAAGCCGATTTTGAAATGCGCGGCCCCGGCGATCTGTTGGGGCGAAAACAGAGCGGGATGGCGCCGCTACGAATCGCAGACCCTCGTCGCGATATCGAGATTCTGAGGGTTGCGCGACAGATCGCTCAGGCGATGATCGAAGTGGATCCGGAGCTGGAGGACGCCGAACTGCAGGATCTGAAGACTCAAGTGATGCGACGCTACGGGAAGCGACTCGATCTGGGCGATGTCGCTTAG
- a CDS encoding Gfo/Idh/MocA family protein, whose translation MSLSRHPSRRHFLQGVAAAGTATILSSSANRVLGNESANDRPVFATIGLRNQGWTITQKSFRFADFAALADVDSNVLGTNVERTHQKQSKKPDAYKDYRKVLDRKDIDAVMIATPDHWHTKIAVEAMYAGKDVYCEKPLTLTIAEGKLIEQVVKETGRVFQVGTMQRTESDQRFLQAIALIKHGRIGKVQKVTCGINSMEASPVIPVAPVPQELDWDFWLGPAPKVDYRALPELRVGYGGGVPLYSNGHYSFRNWHEYSGGKLTDWGAHHVDIACWALGASDTGPSRVSPLEYTLPVEYKDGNPVVHDQYNVATHFNISVAMPNEVEMIITSHGDNGILFEGSEGRFFVNRGKIVGKPVEDLKDNPLPEGAIEEVYGGKVSENHTANFIEAMRTREQPISDVWSHNRMLEICHLSNIAMRLDRELKWDPAKREIIGDAQANSFLAREYRKGYEINS comes from the coding sequence ATGTCCCTATCTCGCCACCCCAGCCGCCGTCATTTTCTGCAGGGCGTAGCCGCTGCAGGGACTGCAACGATCCTCAGCTCCTCGGCCAATCGAGTCCTCGGCAACGAGTCGGCTAACGACCGTCCCGTGTTTGCAACCATTGGGCTGCGAAACCAGGGTTGGACTATCACTCAGAAGTCGTTTCGTTTTGCGGATTTCGCGGCCCTCGCCGACGTGGACTCCAACGTGCTCGGGACCAACGTGGAACGAACGCACCAGAAGCAGAGCAAAAAACCGGACGCCTACAAAGACTATCGCAAGGTGTTGGATCGAAAGGACATCGACGCGGTCATGATCGCCACGCCCGACCACTGGCACACCAAGATTGCGGTCGAAGCGATGTACGCGGGAAAAGACGTCTACTGTGAGAAGCCGCTGACGTTAACCATTGCCGAAGGCAAGTTGATCGAGCAGGTCGTTAAAGAAACCGGGCGCGTCTTCCAAGTCGGCACAATGCAGCGGACCGAATCGGACCAGCGGTTCCTACAAGCGATTGCGTTGATCAAGCATGGACGTATCGGTAAGGTCCAAAAAGTGACCTGTGGCATCAATTCGATGGAGGCCTCGCCGGTCATTCCGGTCGCCCCGGTTCCACAAGAACTCGACTGGGATTTCTGGCTCGGCCCCGCTCCGAAAGTGGACTATCGAGCGCTTCCGGAACTGCGTGTCGGCTACGGTGGCGGCGTGCCATTGTATAGCAATGGGCACTACTCCTTCCGAAATTGGCACGAGTACTCGGGTGGAAAACTGACCGATTGGGGTGCCCACCACGTGGACATCGCCTGCTGGGCGCTCGGTGCCAGCGACACCGGGCCCAGCCGAGTGTCGCCGCTGGAGTACACGTTGCCGGTCGAGTACAAGGATGGAAATCCCGTAGTGCACGACCAGTACAACGTCGCGACGCATTTCAACATCAGCGTCGCGATGCCCAACGAGGTGGAAATGATCATCACCAGCCACGGTGACAACGGCATTCTGTTCGAGGGCAGCGAAGGTCGGTTCTTCGTCAACCGCGGCAAGATTGTTGGCAAACCTGTGGAGGACCTGAAGGACAATCCGCTTCCCGAAGGAGCGATCGAAGAGGTCTATGGTGGAAAGGTAAGCGAAAACCACACCGCCAACTTCATCGAGGCGATGCGGACACGAGAGCAACCGATCTCCGACGTTTGGTCGCACAACCGAATGCTCGAAATCTGTCATCTGTCCAACATCGCGATGCGATTGGACCGTGAACTGAAGTGGGATCCCGCCAAGCGAGAAATCATCGGAGACGCCCAGGCGAACTCGTTCCTCGCTCGCGAATACCGCAAGGGTTACGAGATCAACTCGTAG
- a CDS encoding sulfite exporter TauE/SafE family protein, producing MNDLVSMLPFALILCVGIFVQSAAGFAAGLLIVPALMWCGYSIPEAQTALLVATIPQNIWGVWSLRDVISFSKLRFPGIARIVFLPLGIGVLRTLESYSVITLRQVVGAVVIAVTLATAVFNPKPRTRLHPGWAWLSFPLSGFLQGLVGMGGPAMVFWVQAHDWDTRRIRGFLFAMYLISILPALGFLYTTFGTRIVQPGMIAAAITPVLLLVTFAGLRFGNWLGRERLRRVTLALLLVMGVAGLAAPWLSVR from the coding sequence ATGAACGACCTCGTTTCGATGCTCCCGTTCGCACTGATTCTGTGTGTCGGGATCTTTGTCCAATCGGCGGCGGGTTTTGCGGCGGGGCTTTTGATCGTGCCAGCTTTGATGTGGTGTGGCTACTCGATCCCCGAAGCGCAAACCGCGCTGCTAGTTGCCACGATTCCTCAAAACATTTGGGGAGTGTGGTCGCTGCGTGACGTGATTTCGTTTTCCAAATTACGGTTTCCCGGCATCGCGCGCATTGTTTTTTTGCCGCTGGGAATTGGCGTGCTGCGAACGCTCGAGTCGTATTCGGTGATCACGCTTCGCCAAGTCGTCGGGGCGGTGGTGATTGCCGTCACTCTTGCCACGGCGGTCTTCAACCCCAAGCCTCGAACCCGACTTCATCCGGGTTGGGCATGGCTCTCGTTTCCGCTCTCGGGATTCTTGCAAGGTTTGGTCGGCATGGGAGGCCCCGCGATGGTGTTTTGGGTCCAGGCTCATGATTGGGACACACGGCGGATTCGTGGCTTTTTGTTCGCGATGTATTTGATCAGCATCCTGCCGGCGCTGGGGTTCCTGTACACGACGTTTGGAACACGGATCGTTCAGCCCGGCATGATCGCTGCGGCGATAACCCCGGTATTGTTGCTGGTCACGTTCGCGGGGCTGCGTTTTGGGAATTGGCTGGGGCGAGAACGACTGCGCCGCGTTACGCTAGCGCTGCTATTGGTGATGGGCGTCGCGGGGCTAGCGGCCCCGTGGTTGAGCGTTCGTTAG
- a CDS encoding EVE domain-containing protein, protein MPPERLLEAMTINYWLMKSEPTTFSIDDLANQPDQTTCWEGVRNYQARNLLRDEIQVGDRVLFYHSACKVPAVMGTAVVSRSGYADHFQFDPKSNYYDAKSDPENPRWYMVDITLESEFERPVTLAELRERAGLKGMVLLQKGSRLSVQPVKKKEFDTIVKLASKPA, encoded by the coding sequence ATGCCTCCCGAGAGATTGCTTGAAGCGATGACGATTAACTACTGGTTGATGAAATCCGAGCCGACTACGTTTTCGATTGACGACTTGGCGAATCAGCCCGATCAAACGACGTGCTGGGAAGGGGTTCGCAACTACCAGGCGAGGAATTTGTTGCGGGATGAGATCCAGGTTGGCGATCGAGTGTTGTTTTATCACTCCGCTTGCAAGGTTCCCGCCGTGATGGGGACGGCCGTGGTCAGTCGGAGCGGGTACGCGGACCATTTTCAGTTTGACCCCAAGAGCAACTATTACGACGCAAAATCGGATCCTGAGAATCCGCGTTGGTACATGGTCGACATCACCTTGGAATCCGAATTTGAGCGTCCGGTGACCCTTGCTGAGCTACGCGAGCGAGCCGGGCTCAAAGGGATGGTGTTGCTGCAAAAGGGCAGCCGGCTGAGCGTCCAACCGGTGAAGAAGAAGGAGTTTGACACGATCGTGAAACTCGCCAGCAAGCCGGCGTAA
- a CDS encoding glycosyltransferase family 2 protein, with the protein MPKRERWLVAIPVYNEVDTVNEILDQVTQYASDVLVVDDGSHDGTSEVLRTRSDVRVIQHAENQGYGAALRSAFAYTMQENFDGVVTLDCDGQHQPKRIPRFIEAAGAADIVSGSRYLKQYEGDDAPPAERMFINRRITGELNQRLGLNLTDAFCGFKAYRSSALRELRITDNGYAMPLQLWVEAAAAGLRVIEIPVPLIYLDLSRSFGGSLDHAETRLNYYNQVLEDAIADAEANGATFSKEKSRCGNNAS; encoded by the coding sequence ACGATGGTTAGTTGCGATCCCGGTCTACAACGAAGTCGACACGGTCAACGAAATCTTAGATCAAGTCACCCAGTACGCATCGGATGTGTTGGTGGTGGACGATGGCTCCCACGACGGAACCTCCGAGGTGCTGCGGACCCGCAGCGACGTGAGGGTGATCCAGCACGCCGAGAACCAAGGTTACGGCGCGGCCCTGCGCAGTGCGTTTGCCTACACGATGCAAGAGAATTTTGACGGCGTGGTGACGCTCGATTGCGATGGCCAGCATCAGCCCAAGCGGATTCCCCGGTTCATCGAAGCGGCGGGGGCGGCCGACATCGTCTCGGGCAGCCGCTATTTAAAGCAGTACGAAGGGGACGACGCACCGCCGGCGGAGCGGATGTTCATCAATCGTCGGATCACGGGCGAATTGAACCAGCGGCTAGGACTGAATTTGACGGACGCCTTTTGTGGCTTCAAGGCTTATCGCAGTTCAGCGCTACGGGAGCTACGGATCACCGACAATGGTTACGCGATGCCGTTGCAATTATGGGTCGAAGCGGCCGCGGCCGGCTTGAGAGTGATCGAAATCCCGGTACCGCTGATCTATCTGGACCTGAGTCGTTCGTTTGGTGGCTCGCTCGACCATGCCGAAACACGCCTGAACTATTACAACCAAGTTCTCGAGGATGCGATTGCTGACGCTGAAGCAAACGGCGCGACGTTTAGCAAAGAGAAATCGAGATGCGGCAATAACGCCAGCTAG